A stretch of the Papaver somniferum cultivar HN1 chromosome 6, ASM357369v1, whole genome shotgun sequence genome encodes the following:
- the LOC113286058 gene encoding uncharacterized protein LOC113286058, with the protein MALNLGMRMLQNGKQDLLETRKVCPGDNDLCKKYFGGAKASQIYNVQVKEAILKSPNANENEELVRLLVLYLCFTVFFTKTGGSSMSCSYLALVKIIDVINNISWPHLIHKHMMHGIQKSNGDYRKIDGCAFYLLYWYADRSNQKINTRYGCTERFPRFTRWSTKMISRTIDTLNSLKFIDIKENFGCQVVNGLENNLITPLHVMSQVEKLNERIRQLQAEVDDQKQKTSVINVKLREIQKCLSEDPKEFEIVRKILEDILEQDKGQTRREQENDDSDPHREQEHHIHKQVNILKYIRNSESGSHSE; encoded by the exons ATGGCTTTGAATTTAGGAATGCGAATGTTGCAGAATGGTAAGCAAGACTTACTAGAGACACGAAAAGTGTGTCCAGGCGATAATGACTTGTGCAAGAAGTATTTTGGTGGTGCTAAAGCCAGTCAAATATATAATGTTCAAGTGAAAGAAGCAATTCTAAAAAGTCCAAATGCGAACGAAAATGAAGAACTTGTTAGGCTCTTGGTGCTTTATTTGTGTTTTACAGTTTTCTTTACAAAAACTGGAGGATCGAGTATGTCTTGTAGCTACCTAGCCTTGGTAAAAATCATAGATGTTATAAACAACATCAGCTGGCCTCATCTGATCCACAAACACATGATGCATGGTATTCAGAAATCGAATGGCGATTATAGAAAGATCGATGGATGCGCATTTTATCTCTTG TATTGGTATGCGGATAGAAGTAATCAGAAAATCAATACGAGATATGGCTGCACCGAAAGGTTCCCAAGATTCACGAGATGGAGTacaaagatgatatcaaggaCTATCGACACTCTTAACAGTTTAAAATTTATAGATATAAAG GAAAATTTTGGTTGTCAAGTTGTGAATGGATTGGAGAATAATCTGATAACTCCACTTCACGTGATGTCCCAAGTGGAAAAGCTGAATGAGAGGATTAGACAACTTCAAGCTGAAGTAGATGATCAGAAACAAAAAACAAGTGTAATAAACGTAAAGCTTCGTGAAATCCAGAAGTGTTTAAGCGAGGATCCAAAAGAGTTTGAAATAGTGCGGAAGATTTTAGAAGATATCTTGGAACAAGACAAAGGGCAGACACGTAGAGAACAAGAAAATGATGATAGTGATCCACACAGAGAACAGGAGCATCATATCCATAAACAAGTGAATATACTAAAATATATACGAAACAGTGAATCTGGTTCACACAGCGAATAA